From the genome of Perca flavescens isolate YP-PL-M2 chromosome 12, PFLA_1.0, whole genome shotgun sequence, one region includes:
- the ticam1 gene encoding TIR domain-containing adapter molecule 1: protein MNQGGQENQGTGLRDVLDILVKAPPQQLLSLTFKLGESPEENIVHALCLILLQKEERALNKLQMLKDNYLANHLAEKWQMSGGKFEDFADHCGHFQEFKGEFLALLARLFKVLSEQRLCGQPLRNLAYKRALSRDIQKTSKCKDLEYDLLREEAKNVCGPQFAELICSPKDLKSGSYHDPLSSLGEGNPTLKMTLSQEQSERAHSLPSPLQTTSPIPSYPTHLEISIPPTASFQDDKITSDKSKLNNSVLVGERDAKNALGQSHTSQPKSSEPPMFGAKKHSKMDGTLAAEGSKSDSLITRWETLNRTTKPTAEPNFALPTATTFLPPKMPVPNEMHESKDAEEEEKPTFYPFVILHAPEDEDVAESMRERLETLMRVEGEGATFSGDFAEPGKSTLRCVEDAINNSAFTLLLLTCNFNTRMLEMETDSALINSMNKKHKYNTVIPLLPLKNCMPRESIPLVLQTLTPLRENSSFERQLNKFLSPVKIKNQRKIWTAEQTVKMQLERQERLKNLNQYQKQLIKECSTAQLLEKENLSLLMAQKLIFNPIVPPEQDGGDSSVRWQQHQQPNIHIENARYIMIGNDSQMTVDFGGGADKEDSIHREEEQ, encoded by the coding sequence atgaatcaGGGGGGACAAGAAAATCAGGGGACAGGACTGAGAGATGTCTTAGACATACTAGTTAAGGCACCTCCGCAACAGCTGCTAAGCCTGACATTCAAGCTGGGTGAGTCTCCTGAAGAAAATATCGTACACGCCTTATGTCTGATCCTGCTCCAGAAAGAGGAGCGTGCCCTGAACAAACTCCAGATGCTGAAGGACAACTACCTCGCTAACCATCTAGCTGAGAAGTGGCAGATGAGTGGAGGCAAATTTGAAGATTTTGCTGATCATTGTGGTCATTTTCAAGAGTTTAAAGGAGAATTTTTGGCACTGTTGGCTCGTCTTTTCAAGGTTTTGTCCGAACAGAGGCTGTGTGGTCAACCTCTGAGAAATCTGGCGTATAAGAGAGCCCTTTCCAGGGACATTcaaaaaacaagcaaatgtAAGGATCTAGAGTATGATCTGCTCAGAGAGGAAGCTAAAAATGTGTGTGGGCCTCAGTTTGCAGAGTTGATTTGCTCCCCAAAGGATCTCAAGTCAGGGTCTTACCATGATCCTCTTAGCAGCTTGGGTGAAGGAAACCCAACTTTAAAAATGACCCTGTCTCAGGAACAGTCAGAGAGAGCTCACAGTCTGCCCAGCCCACTGCAGACGACCTCTCCAATACCCTCATACCCCACTCATCTAGAGATAAGTATACCTCCAACAGCCTCATTTCAAGACGACAAAATAACATCAGATAAATCTAAACTAAACAATTCCGTCCTTGTTGGTGAACGTGATGCAAAAAATGCACTTGGGCAATCTCACACATCTCAGCCTAAATCCAGTGAACCCCCTATGTTTGGTGCAAAGAAACACTCAAAGATGGATGGCACATTAGCCGCAGAGGGCAGTAAGTCCGACAGTCTTATCACTCGATGGGAGACTTTAAACCGAACCACTAAACCAACCGCTGAACCAAACTTTGCACTACCTACTGCAACAACCTTTTTACCACCCAAGATGCCTGTTCCAAATGAAATGCATGAAAGTAAAGATgcagaagaggaggaaaagccAACATTTTATCCATTTGTTATCTTGCATGCACCTGAGGATGAAGATGTGGCCGagagcatgagagagagactggaaaCTTTGATGCGAGTTGAAGGGGAAGGTGCAACTTTTTCAGGGGACTTTGCCGAGCCTGGAAAGAGCACTCTCAGGTGTGTAGAGGATGCTATCAACAACTCGGCCTTCACTCTTCTGCTGCTTACCTGCAACTTTAACACCCGCATGCTGGAGATGGAGACAGACTCTGCCCTTATCAACTCCATGAACAAGAAACACAAGTACAACACCGTTATCCCTCTGCTGCCACTGAAGAACTGCATGCCCAGAGAGAGCATCCCTTTGGTTTTGCAGACATTAACTCCCCTCAGGGAGAACAGCAGCTTTGAAAGGCAATTAAATAAGTTTTTGTCTCCAGTGAAGATTAAAAACCAGAGAAAAATCTGGACAGCAGAGCAGACAGTAAAAATGCAGctggagagacaggagagactAAAGAATTTAAACCAGTACCAGAAGCAGTTGATCAAAGAGTGTAGCACAGCACAGTTGCTGGAGAAAGAGAACCTGAGCCTTTTAATGGCACAAAAACTTATTTTCAACCCCATCGTTCCACCAGAACAGGACGGTGGTGACAGCAGTGTTCGGTggcaacaacatcaacaaccaaatattcacattgaaaatgctaggtACATTATGATTGGTAATGACTCTCAAATGACTGTGGATTTTGGCGGAGGTGCAGACAAAGAAGATTCCATTCACAGAGAGGAGGAGCAATAA